A genome region from Mercenaria mercenaria strain notata chromosome 11, MADL_Memer_1, whole genome shotgun sequence includes the following:
- the LOC123530877 gene encoding beta-hexosaminidase-like, producing MPSTVHKYAACIVRKSSSSLFILCCILLISIGWTIVNLFKTRHESGAEQSVVDYIAVNLKVKIKAGDSMTTARSVQITLSNTGHKDILFGKWRIYFYSLTPSTTSKTAGFEVGWVNGGLYFLSPIKNEFQGISAGGSLDLIFREWKSSAKIDHFPNWFVASNTYGISSPRIIESTKDESLSFVSSFENSFQWKRHEFDTYNPYTPGERYEMNKAFQDATLKGEFNVIPTPFSVKIVPNKKIVFDDNWVVVEQASINKEHVPASRILAMKLGLTEVLQPATNRGYIMFESDKTFNKEQYEIKVEAKTTAIIITSSNGKGAFYGIQTLISMLDSSNIIPECIIKDHPRFPYRGLMIDVSRNFHNKETIKKLIDLMSLYKMNKLHMHLTDDEGWRIEIPSIPELTKYGSRRCNYFEKDKCLNPSLGSGPYSSGFYTVSDFREILRYAKERYVEVIPEIDVPGHALSAIKAMQYREQDLQRLKTAEKLPSYILSDDVSGISSVQGWMENSINPCLNATYRFIETILSDLQVIYQGIQKLDRIHFGGDEVPTGVWEKSKTCQSLFHGNSLDHSTIKKMFVFTVADIAHKHGLQISMWEDGVYKKTQGPYDVKEFKQEEVYVNAWSNMWEAQTGGRAIEFADSGYKVILSMATHLYFDHPYEPDPEERGLYWATRYIDTYKVFGFMPMNIYANAEFDSLGNKINLNDLCRGPCPNTKAPDNFVGMEACIWSETIRNETQLFEMTFPRLLAFAERVWHEAEWEKLKAPEEGDNTKRRDFKRFVDIIGKNELSRLEKAGVQYRIPPPGLTFTESNRVAKINNFYSGHKVMMSFGNDSKWRSVGKEIQIPEGVSDIHVYAVSPVLNRKSRIVSLDISNGADSMYTYFSCTCTFLILSLYVIVNS from the coding sequence ATGCCGTCTACAGTGCATAAATACGCTGCGTGCATTGTGAGGAAATCTTCGAGTTCTTTATTCATCTTATGTTGTATTCTTTTAATTTCTATTGGATGGACAATTGTAAACCTATTCAAGACCAGACATGAGTCTGGCGCGGAACAATCTGTTGTGGATTATATAGCAGTAAATCTCAAGGTGAAAATCAAAGCTGGTGACTCTATGACAACTGCACGTTCAGTTCAAATCACTCTATCGAATACTGGACATAAAGACATATTATTTGGAAAATGGAGGATTTATTTTTATTCACTTACTCCATCAACGACAAGCAAAACTGCAGGTTTTGAAGTTGGTTGGGTAAACGGGGGATTGTACTTTTTGTCCCCTATTAAAAACGAGTTTCAAGGAATTTCCGCCGGTGGAAGTCTCGATCTCATCTTCCGTGAATGGAAGAGTAGTGCAAAAATTGATCATTTCCCAAACTGGTTTGTTGCTTCAAATACGTATGGAATTTCGTCTCCAAGAATAATTGAAAGTACAAAGGACGAGAGCTTATCATTTGTTAGTTCATTTGAAAACTCATTTCAGTGGAAGAGGCACGAGTTTGATACGTATAACCCGTACACACCAGGAGAAAGGTATGAAATGAATAAGGCATTTCAAGATGCTACTTTGAAAGGTGAATTTAATGTTATACCAACACCATTTTCTGTGAAAATAGTCcctaataaaaaaattgttttcgatgACAATTGGGTCGTTGTGGAACAAGCATCCATCAATAAAGAACATGTGCCAGCTTCACGCATACTAGCAATGAAACTGGGACTGACAGAAGTGCTGCAACCGGCAACAAATAGAGGTTATATCATGTTTGAAAGTGACAAAACTTTCAATAAAGAACAATATGAAATTAAAGTTGAGGCAAAGACAACGGCAATTATAATAACTTCGAGCAATGGAAAAGGGGCTTTTTATGGTATTCAAACGCTCATTAGCATGTTGGACTCGTCAAACATTATACCAGAATGTATAATAAAAGACCACCCGAGGTTCCCGTATCGCGGATTAATGATTGACGTATCAAGAAACTTTCATAACAAAGAAACAATTAAGAAGTTAATTGATCTTATGTCGCTGTATAAGATGAATAAATTACATATGCACCTGACAGACGATGAGGGCTGGAGAATTGAAATACCATCGATTCCAGAGCTGACAAAGTATGGCTCGCGGCGatgtaactattttgaaaaagataaatgtttaaatCCTAGCCTTGGATCTGGGCCTTACTCGTCTGGTTTCTATACTGTAAGTGACTTCAGAGAGATATTACGATACGCAAAAGAAAGGTACGTTGAAGTGATACCGGAAATAGATGTTCCGGGTCATGCATTGTCCGCCATAAAAGCAATGCAGTATAGAGAACAAGATTTACAACGACTTAAAACAGCTGAAAAACTACCGTCTTACATTCTTTCGGATGATGTATCTGGTATTTCCTCGGTGCAGGGATGGATGGAGAATTCTATAAATCCTTGTCTAAACGCGACTTATAGATTTATCGAAACGATTCTGTCTGACTTACAGGTAATATACCAAGGCATACAGAAGCTGGACAGGATTCATTTTGGTGGTGACGAGGTTCCAACTGGTGTGTGGGAAAAATCTAAAACGTGTCAGTCTTTGTTCCATGGTAATAGTCTTGATCATAGtacaataaagaaaatgtttgtatttacagTAGCAGATATTGCTCATAAACATGGCTTACAAATCTCGATGTGGGAAGATGGAGTTTATAAAAAGACTCAAGGGCCTTATGATGTAAAAGAATTCAAACAGGAAGAAGTATATGTGAATGCTTGGAGTAACATGTGGGAGGCTCAGACAGGAGGTAGAGCGATTGAATTTGCAGATTCCGGTTATAAAGTAATACTTTCCATGGCCACCCATTTATATTTTGACCACCCATATGAGCCAGATCCCGAAGAACGAGGTCTATATTGGGCCACGAGGTACATCGACACTTACAAAGTATTTGGATTTATGCCTATGAACATATATGCTAACGCTGAGTTTGACTCACTCGGGAACAAAATTAATTTGAACGACTTGTGCCGTGGACCATGTCCAAATACCAAAGCTCCGGATAATTTTGTCGGCATGGAAGCATGTATATGGTCGGAAACGATTCGAAATGAGACTCAGCTTTTTGAAATGACTTTTCCACGACTTCTTGCTTTTGCTGAAAGGGTATGGCATGAGGCAGAGTGGGAGAAATTAAAGGCGCCCGAGGAAGGAGATAATACTAAAAGAAGGGACTTTAAACGGTTTGTAGATATTATAGGAAAGAACGAACTGTCTCGTCTAGAAAAGGCTGGTGTGCAATATCGGATTCCACCTCCTGGTTTGACATTTACTGAAAGTAACAGGGTAGccaaaataaataacttttattctgGGCATAAAGTCATGATGTCATTTGGGAATGATAGTAAATGGAGAAGTGTTGGCAAAGAAATTCAGATACCAGAAGGGGTATCGGATATACATGTGTATGCTGTCTCACCCGTATTAAACAGAAAAAGTAGAATAGTTTCATTAGATATCAGCAACGGTGCTGACTCCATGTATACATACTTTAGTTGCACATGCACCTTTTTGATTTTGTCACTGTATGTCATTGTCAACAGTTAG